TCCAATCCTGCAATCTGACGATCTTTACCCGAAACGTTCAACGTAAAGATTTTTTGTTCACAACAAGAACAACCCATGATTCATCCTCTTTCTGTTAGTTTTCAATTTGTTCATTTATAAAATATCGTTTGCGAAAATTGAAGGCGACGTGATTCGTTTCCTTTGCAAATCTTTCGTGAATTCAGTTTTTGTGCTATGTACGGAGAACATAGCCGTGTTTATGTAAAAAGCGACCTAATAGTTCCGCACTGACCAATACCAATGGAATGGAAATGATCAGGCGGATAATTGTGAACTGAATGCCCATAAAGGTCGCTTCGAAAATCGTCATTGGAATCCGCACAATCGCCGCCGCGCCAATATATGCGAAAATGACCGCCAGGCGTGCGCCTTTCCGGTAAAGCGCTACGGCAACGGGAAAAGCCACATACAAACCGCCCACCGTCGTGCCCGCCAGTAGCATCGCCCAGAAATGACCTTGTAATCCGGATTGCGCACCGAAATGCTTTTCGACGGTTTCCGGCTTTACCCAGACTTCAAACAAACCGATGAGCACAAAAGCGCAGGGTAAGACTTTGAAGATATTAAAGCCAAAACCGACAGCCGTGCGCCCTAAACCCTGTCCGGCGGGAATTCCCCTAAGCCATAACACACCGACAACCAATCCAAAGATTAAAACCAGCGCGATCTCGAACTTCTTGCCCTTACTCACTCTCAAATTTCTCCATAAAAAATACCAATACATATTCCGACAATCAGGGCAATCAACAGACTCAGCAGATTGCGGATCAGCGCGACCCTGGTTCCAAAATAATGTTGCTCCAGCGGAAAAGTGACGACTCCTACCATCATCAGGGTCGTGCTAAAAATGCCGAGCACTAAATATGGAACACCCTTCTCTAAAAGCAAACCGCACAACGGATAGGCGATAAAACCCGGCATCAGCGTTACCGAACCCAGGATAGCCGCCAGGGCGGCGGAAAGATAAATATTATGCGTTCCAAGATAACGGGCGATCGTGCGCTCGGGGACCAGTAGTAAAACCACGGAAACCAGCACAATCATCATAAGCAAATCCGGCAGAATATGCAGGAAACGCTTCAAAGCAATGCGGAGTGCCTGCCACGATTTCCCGCGGTCGATCATCAAAGACAAACCAATTGCGACGACAGTCAGAATATAAAAGAAAGTCATTTATTTAGCCTGCCCGGCGATCTGTACACCGAAGATTTTGACGCCTCCCTCTGTCTGCATAGACAGCTCAGCGGGTTCTGTAATCAACAACTGACCCGCCGAAAGCATTTGCGCTTGCTGGTTGACAAAGACCGTCGCTTGTCCTTCAATGACATAAAACAAGACATACGAGGTCATTTCGCAGGGTAGCATTGTTCCACCGGCGTGAAGTTCGATAAGCCTGACTTTAAAATTGTCTGCCTGAAAAAAGACATTCTTCTGGCGTTCAGCATAGGGGAAAGCATGGCGATCGTTAAGGTCAAATACCTGCATGGATTCTACTCCTTTCAAAGACTTGTTTTTGGTGCTTTAATTGTCAGCGCGCGTTCGACAATAAACCCGATTAAACAGGCAAAAAATATTGTCAGTGTCAGGCGCGCCAGCATAAACCGGGCGCCGAGAAACTGCCACTCGACCAGTTCCTGAGGAATTTTAATACACGCCCAGGCAGTCAGAAAAATGACAATATTGGAAGTGCGGGCGCCTTTTTGCGCCAATCCAGCCGCTAACGGGAAGGCGATATATAGCGGACCGGTCGGTAGAGCACCAAAAAAGAGCGCCAGCAAGACGCCCCGCACACCAGACGTACGCCCTAAATATTTATTCACCGTCTCTTTGGATACCCAGACGGCAAATAGTCCCATCAATACCAATACCGCCGGCAGAATGAACAGCATTTCGCGGGCGACCGACCAGGCAGATTGCACTATTCGCCCGCGAACGGACGGTAAGGCAGTTCCGACAATTACTGTGATAATCATCAAGACAATCGCAATCGCCCATTCGTTTTTGGTTTGACTCATCGCCGGTTTGGTCGGTTGTTTCATAGGATTATCCCCATCAACCAGCCGATAACCAGCGCCGCGATAAAACTTAATCCGTTGCGCAATAGAGCAAACCGTCGCCCCAGCTCTTTCATTTCCAGCGGTAATGTCACGACGCCGATCATGGTCAGCGTCGTAATAAAAGTCGCGATAATGCTCACCGCAATCCCGCTTTTAAGCAAAGTCCCCGCCAATGGAAAAGCAATGATGGCAGGAATATGCA
This region of Patescibacteria group bacterium genomic DNA includes:
- a CDS encoding permease encodes the protein MYWYFLWRNLRVSKGKKFEIALVLIFGLVVGVLWLRGIPAGQGLGRTAVGFGFNIFKVLPCAFVLIGLFEVWVKPETVEKHFGAQSGLQGHFWAMLLAGTTVGGLYVAFPVAVALYRKGARLAVIFAYIGAAAIVRIPMTIFEATFMGIQFTIIRLIISIPLVLVSAELLGRFLHKHGYVLRT
- a CDS encoding permease produces the protein MKQPTKPAMSQTKNEWAIAIVLMIITVIVGTALPSVRGRIVQSAWSVAREMLFILPAVLVLMGLFAVWVSKETVNKYLGRTSGVRGVLLALFFGALPTGPLYIAFPLAAGLAQKGARTSNIVIFLTAWACIKIPQELVEWQFLGARFMLARLTLTIFFACLIGFIVERALTIKAPKTSL
- a CDS encoding permease produces the protein MTFFYILTVVAIGLSLMIDRGKSWQALRIALKRFLHILPDLLMMIVLVSVVLLLVPERTIARYLGTHNIYLSAALAAILGSVTLMPGFIAYPLCGLLLEKGVPYLVLGIFSTTLMMVGVVTFPLEQHYFGTRVALIRNLLSLLIALIVGICIGIFYGEI